DNA from Fusarium falciforme chromosome 7, complete sequence:
ACGGGTCTCGGGTGCTTGACGGAGGACCAGCTCTGTCGCAAAGCGAGTACAGAGACCGCCTTGAACAGGAAAGCGGACATGGGAGATGGCCTCTAGTACCGACGACTTGCCTGCCGACTGCtccccgacgacgatgatttGAGGGAGATTGACGATTTTGCCGACACCACACGCACTCAAGCTGTCGCTGATGTCGTGCAGGTCCTTGGCTTCAGCCGTGTTGAGTTGCTTGAGGATATCCGAGTCTACCGAGACGTCCATCTTGggtggttggtgttgaagagagGTGAAGGTGAAGTGGGGAGATTGGATCAGGGTGCGAAACTCCTTTGACTTCTGGGAGCGCGTAACCTGGGTGTTGGTTCCACAAACAACTCACTCAAGTGGAGCGGCCATGGGCTGTGCAAGTGAAACTCATTTCCCATGCAGGGGGGAAGACTTTGGCGCTGTGGCTGCTGAGCAACCAACCAATCTCGTACTTTCGTCACACGATTAACCAGGTGATCAAGCAGACTCCCTTGCGTCCGGGAAGTGAGGCTGCAACTACCCGGGGGAAAGAGAAACAGCCAGTGAAAAGCCCACATGAGCGTTGAGGTTACGTTTGCCCGTGTTCTGACATTTAGCTAGGCATTTGGCTCGGCGAGTTTGCTTCACCTTGTCATTTGTAGTCATATTCATAATTTGATCGTCTTAGGTACCGCGGCTATAAGAAAGTGGAATTACTATCGTACAAGAAAACACGAGGCAGCTTGAGACTACCTATGTAACAGTAGTAACTCATTCTACAAAACCTGATACAAAGGTCTTACAGCCTACAGGCCTTCTTGGAACAAAAGCCACACCAGGCTCACCAGGGTAGCTGAGCTGAGTAATGCCCGAGTCACATGCCGGAGGGGTTGAACGTCATTATTGCCGATCGAAAGCTTCTGGTTTGTTTCCCAGCACTTCCCCGATTATCTCCACGAGAAATACAACACGTACAATGCCTGGCTCAAATCCTTCGCGTCATAGGGCGAGGGGACGGCGTAGAATCGGTAATGCAGTAATCATACTAGTTTCCCTACCGAGTGCTGATTGATAGACCTAGGCTGGTACGTCAAGTACTCGACTTGACCATTTTCCATAGGCTAACCCTTCAGTCTGAACTGCCGTAACCGTCGAATTAAATGCGATGGAAAGAACCCATGCGCCTTATGTAATCGACGAGCGCTTGAGTGCACCCAGCCTGATTCCATTGTCCCTCACGGGTGGTCAGCATCCGCTACCGCGACTGCGAGCCCAAGAGATGATGACCCAGCAACGACATTCGATGTGTTTCAACAAATCTATTCGCCCCTACACAACCGGATGACCCGCGATTCAAGTCCAATTGTTGCGAGTAATGAAACTCTGACGAGCCAGACCGCAACGCTATTCCGAATTTTCCAAGAAGGCATTGGGACTTGGATGGATATTCTGGATCACTCACTCACTTTCCAACGGCGAGTCCTTCCATGTGCAATTTCCTCGCCTCTCTTGTTACATTCGATATGTGCGCTCTCAGCTCAGCAGATGAGCCttaccaaggacaaggatcTATGGGAACCCATCTCTATGCTTCACTACGGCCAGAGTCTCAGATTGCTCAGTGAAGATCTCTGGGCTGAGGGAACAAACAAAGACATCATACTCTCGGCAACTATCCTTCTTTGTAGCCATAATTCACTCGCTTTTCCTGACGCAGATTATCAGCGTCTTCTTTATGGTGGCCGAATCCTCATCGAAGCAGACTTCAACGCGATAGATGCAAACGATCTCAGCCGCGCCAGCTTCTGGATCTACGTACGGCATGATGTGTCTCTAGCGCTCGACAATGAACGGCCAACTCTCATTCCGCCGAACGAATGGCCGGCTGTTCCGTCACCACAGGAGACGCAGGAAGACGCGTTCGCAAAGCGGATGCTCTGGCTGCTGGCCAGGGTGATCGAGGTCAGATTTGACGGGCGTAGCGACGGCAATGGCAAAGAACTAGAGAACCGTATCCTTGATTTAACATCAGAAATTACCGGCTGGGAGATGAGCATTCCTGGACACGCCAATGGAGTAGAAGTCGAAGATGATCTGGCCGATGACCTGAAGCGAACATGGTTCTTCGTTCCTTCGGCAGGTGAGAGATGACACCTTGACATTGAAAATTGAACCTTGACAAAATATCTCAGCGGCGGGTTATTTATACTATCAACTGGCCAACATTCTGTGCCTTGAATTCTGGCGCTCACGTCCTGCTGGACCTGTCCCAGATGATGTTTCGGACGCCGCCCTCCGCGGCCACGCTCTGGAAATTGCGTCGATCTGCCTATCCCCAGATGTGTCTGACGGCGTCTTAGCTGTCGCAGTAAATCCGTTGTTCTATGGTGAGTTTGGTCCTCATTCCTGCGCACGATACGCCGGCATTAACTACGAACAGCCGCGAAACACTGTGCGTCTCTATCGCTCGAGGCCAGGATTTGGGCGCTTCTCGAGGACATCGAACGTCGTCTGGGAATCCATACACGGAACAGGGTATCCCGTCTACAGAGGCAATGGGTGTCAACGGCGGAAACGACGGCATGACTGTGCAATGATATCTCCTCCTGAGTTCCATCCTTTTTGATATGTGCACCAACGGCACCTTCATATCGTTACTCCTGTTAAAGTGCCCAGCTATCAACACTAACTTTTGATGCCCTTTCGAAGCAGCCCCTTTGTACACCCCAGCGGAAATATATCCTTGGTGCTCTCTGCAATCCGATCAGGACATTTCTGCTCACATTTGCCTTTATTCCCCTTCTTTACGCCGGACCTCCCAATCGTACTGCCATAGTCTGCTTCCATCAACAATGAGATCGTAGTGAAGAGCAAGCCGATCCTTGTTGCTCGTATCAAATGAGACAACCCCAAACTTTGATGTCCCCCACGGGTGGGAGTGAATGGAGATGTCGGTGTCCTCGATTTCTTTGTGGAATCGGTCAAAGGGCTCATAGAACTGGTTCAATGGTGAGGTTGAGAACTCAATCACTGGCATCTCGCCCTCGTTGTTTGGTGGGAACTTTGTTGTGGCATGTTCGTGACGATCCTGGAAATGTGGTTAGAGTTTCGTACAAGAAGGTGGGCTCTTTCTGGAATCTCCTATCACAGAGCGAGGGTTTGATCACTTACGCCACTCAAGATAATAGCTCCACCATTCCGCTTCATCGCGTCGAGAATTTGTTCTCGCTCCCAGAGATATCCAGACCAGCTATCTGCTGAATCCGGGCCTCTCCAGTTTCTGGTGAACGGCACACTACTCACGACAACCTTGTAATCCGTCTCCGATTCCAGCCACTGCACAAGAGCCGTGCGCTGCTGTTCACCTAACATGGTTTTCTCTGGCCCATCAGCCATGGCGTTGTCTGATCGATATCGCCTGGTATCCAAGACGAAAAACGACACACCTCCGCGCCGAAACAAGTAGTAGGTGTTTCTGGCACCAAATTCGGACGGTGGGTTCGCATGTCCTTGGTAGCTCCAGAAAGGCTGCATGGCAGTTCCGTAGAGGCCAGTCTCGTTGGCAGCCCAGTCATTGATGATCTCATGGTCATCATACACATGAAGCCATGGGATAGCTCGCAATTGGGAAGACCAAGATGGGGAAGCATAAGCCTGTCGGTAGGCCGTGTAGTAGGCCTTGGCATCCCAGCCCAAAGGTATAGGAAGGTCGATGTAAATGAAGTCTCCGAGAAAGAGCATCATCTCGACAGGTTTGGTGGAGACATAATTGCTGAGGTGTTCTAGCCCCTTGATGCGCAGGCCATGATCAATGGGACTATACGGATAAAATGGCTTGATGCAACTCGATGAGATGAGACTCCAGCGTTTCAGGTCCTGGGGCAAGACCGAGGTGCGAAAGGATCCGGTATGGCTAGCATTGGTTGAATACGTGTATGAAGTGTTGGGGGCCAGTCCCTCAACCAGAAACGTTCCGGTGTAGTCGGATTCATGGTTGATCAAGATTGGATCAACTTTTGCGCCTGAAGCGCCCGAGTCGGAAGTAATGGTTATGTCCACATAGTCAGAGTTGGGCGCCCGAATCACTACTCGGGCGGTTGAAGAGTCAACGAAGCCAATCCGGGAGAATGAAAGATTGTTGCTCTGATGAAGCATGTGGCCGCGAAAGAGAAAGTCAAGAACCGCCGCAAGACAGCATATGTTGACCAGGAAGCTCACAGCCGTAGAGATTGGCCTTGCGTCATCGAAGATTGTCAAAAGGAGAGCAAGGCCTCGATTCCTCTTCAGTCTCAAACTGAGACGTCTGACAAGGAAAAGTTGGGTGATGAAAGCGAAGAGAAAGATACCAAAGCTCCAGTAGATTCGATCGAGGTATCGTCTACCCAGCGGGTGCTTGAAATAGACGGTCAGTATGACACGACAAGAAAGAGCCCACGTAACTTACAAATCTTACAAAAAGAATTGACGTGTAGCGCAGAGTGAGGGACGAAACCGCAATGAGGGCGTCAAGAACGCTTACAACCACTGTCTTCTCGTTCATGATTGTCTTTGGAGCTTGTCAACTTTGCTCATGTCTCGAGTTCAGAAATGTCTCGCTTCCCAGAAAAACTGCCGTTCTCTTTACCTGTCAATCTAGCGGCCGAAGCCACAAATTTCTCACACGTGGAGTTCAGGGATGTTTGTTGGTAGGGTTGTTGTAGCGCTGTGGACCCTGAATCCATCGCTCTCTTCCATCGTGCTTCTCGTTTAGCCGAACGTTTCTCCTGTCTTATAGATAAGCCCACGTGGGATCCCACGCCCGCAATACACCGGTCTCTACAGCCGGGCCAAGAGCGTGAACCGGCGCCGAGGAGATGTTGATACGCCGTTAGGGGTAACGTCAACCGGCATGGAAATGCCGTTCCTCCACAATCGCCGGCGCCACGTGCGTCGCGATAGTCCCTGAGTCGCTCGGTCGTGTTCATGTTCGGCCGCTTGGTGGACATTCAAAAGGTGACATTGAGAAAAAGACGTCAGGCTCAACAATCCTTTAGCAAGGGCAGGGTTTCATAGCGACCTTGTAGCTTATCACGGACAAACTTTGGTTACGTTCCAAGCTGTCGGGATCGTTCGTCCGAATCGTATGTCTTGCGTGGGGGGGAATATATAAATGACAGTCGAGATGCTCTTTATGAAGGTGTTCAACAAACTCAGTTCCTCATCACTCTCGCAATAGACCTTATCATCTCTTTGATACACGATGGAACAAGCCAACAAGAACGAAGTCCCTCCCGAAAAGATCCTCGTGGTCGCTTCGGACGAGAGCGTCTCTGCAGAACCTGAGCCAAAGGAGCAAACTCAGCGTGCACCTGGCATCCTAGATGTCCTCGTACAAGGTGTTGCTCTCTTCTCTGACGGATACAATATCCAGATCATTGGATACATGAACACTGTTCTTGCAAAGCTGTACGTTGATCGCGCCAGTTGTTGGAAGCCACACTCACGCGAGCAGGTACCCAAAGGAGATGACACCCGAGGTCAAGACCAGGCTGTCCAATTCGATTCTTATCGGTGACATTTTTGGTATGCTTTTCTTTGGTCTCTGCATCGATCGTTTCGGAAGACGGATTGGTATCTTCCTCACGACCTTTTTCTTGGTTCTGGTACGTTGCCATCCCAACTTCACCAGACTAGAGCTCCCTAACACTACTTTAGGGTATCATTATTGCCACTGCTTCTCATGGTGTGACCGTTGAGGGCATGTTTTGGATGATGGTGATTGGTCGAGGTGTTGCTGGTGTCGGAGCAGGTCTGTCCCCCTATTATCAACTTGACAACAGATAAACTCACACCATCTAGGCGGAGAGTACGCCGTCTGCACCGCACAGGCTGTGGAGTGTGCCGATAGTACTGAGGCCATGCAGAAGCGCCGCGGCATGCTCGTTGCTGTTGCGACCAACGCTGCCATCATCTCGGGCTTTGTGGGCTCGAGTATCGTATCGCTGATTGTCATCGCCGCCTACAAGGGTGAGCCAAGTGACGGCATCTGGCGTATCTGCTTTGGTATTGGTATTATTGTGAGTTGACTTCCAATCCCTGGTAAGCATTAAGTTGACCAGTGAAGCTCCCtcttgccatcttcctcttccgtcTCCGACTTGTCGATTCCACTCAGTACAACAAGCACGCTATCAAGCGCAAGGTGCCATATATGCTCGCCATCAAGTTCTACTGGAAGCCTCTGCTCGGGTGCTGCTCTGCTTGGTTCCTCTTCGACGCTGTTGTCTACCCATTCAACCTCCTGGCTCCCACTCTCGTCGCCGGCTTCTCGGAAAACCAGACTATGCAGGAGTCGATCGGTTGGTCAGCTCTCATCAACTTCTTTGCCCTTCCAGGTGCCTTTATCGGCGCCATGCTCATGGATCGCATCGGTCGACGCCAGACTTATGCTCTAGGTTGGGCCATTGTCTGCGTCTTCGGATTTGTCATTGGAGGCACAATGTTCCCTTTGAGCAGCTCATCAGCATTCCCTGCTTTCGTGACTCTTTACGGTCTGTTCCAGACGTTCCTCTCCGTTGGCCCTGGCGACTGCAACTTCCTAGTGAGCAGCGAGAGTTTCCCCACACCGCTTAGAGGACATTTCCTTGGCTTCGCTGCGGCTGTGGGCAAGGCCGGTGCTGCCGTTGGCACAGAAGCGTTGAGCAAGGCACTTAATAGCTTTGACGATAGGCTCAAGGGTCAGCAGGTAGTGTTTCTCATCGGCAGCGGTATTTCCGTCGTTGGAACTTTGTGTGTGTGGTTCTTGATTCCCAATGTGAGTATGCTCTGTCAAATAGGCGGTATCCTAGCTAACATCATCAAAGCACCCCAAGAcactggaggaggaggatgctcgCTTCCGAGCATACTTGGAGGAGAATGGTTACGACGTTAGTCAGAT
Protein-coding regions in this window:
- a CDS encoding PhoD domain-containing protein, which translates into the protein MNEKTVVVSVLDALIAVSSLTLRYTSILFVRFHPLGRRYLDRIYWSFGIFLFAFITQLFLVRRLSLRLKRNRGLALLLTIFDDARPISTAVSFLVNICCLAAVLDFLFRGHMLHQSNNLSFSRIGFVDSSTARVVIRAPNSDYVDITITSDSGASGAKVDPILINHESDYTGTFLVEGLAPNTSYTYSTNASHTGSFRTSVLPQDLKRWSLISSSCIKPFYPYSPIDHGLRIKGLEHLSNYVSTKPVEMMLFLGDFIYIDLPIPLGWDAKAYYTAYRQAYASPSWSSQLRAIPWLHVYDDHEIINDWAANETGLYGTAMQPFWSYQGHANPPSEFGARNTYYLFRRGGVSFFVLDTRRYRSDNAMADGPEKTMLGEQQRTALVQWLESETDYKVVVSSVPFTRNWRGPDSADSWSGYLWEREQILDAMKRNGGAIILSGDRHEHATTKFPPNNEGEMPVIEFSTSPLNQFYEPFDRFHKEIEDTDISIHSHPWGTSKFGVVSFDTSNKDRLALHYDLIVDGSRLWQYDWEVRRKEGE
- a CDS encoding MFS domain-containing protein, with the protein product MEQANKNEVPPEKILVVASDESVSAEPEPKEQTQRAPGILDVLVQGVALFSDGYNIQIIGYMNTVLAKLYPKEMTPEVKTRLSNSILIGDIFGMLFFGLCIDRFGRRIGIFLTTFFLVLGIIIATASHGVTVEGMFWMMVIGRGVAGVGAGGEYAVCTAQAVECADSTEAMQKRRGMLVAVATNAAIISGFVGSSIVSLIVIAAYKGEPSDGIWRICFGIGIILPLAIFLFRLRLVDSTQYNKHAIKRKVPYMLAIKFYWKPLLGCCSAWFLFDAVVYPFNLLAPTLVAGFSENQTMQESIGWSALINFFALPGAFIGAMLMDRIGRRQTYALGWAIVCVFGFVIGGTMFPLSSSSAFPAFVTLYGLFQTFLSVGPGDCNFLVSSESFPTPLRGHFLGFAAAVGKAGAAVGTEALSKALNSFDDRLKGQQVVFLIGSGISVVGTLCVWFLIPNHPKTLEEEDARFRAYLEENGYDVSQMGLKG